A single genomic interval of Mycolicibacterium holsaticum DSM 44478 = JCM 12374 harbors:
- a CDS encoding cytochrome P450, with amino-acid sequence MKDSELAELLPHWDTYEPEHEKVRHEIMRYARQNQPVAWTDALGGTWLVTRFEEVQQVALDWETFSSQDAIPFGIPLRICPIDADPPLQTALRHMLNPLFSRSYLYRYVPMMNKLAADLVDAWAHKGSVELANEFAAPYVGTILMNIVMGEMAPEQSERVTKAVIGCAHEGTPENFMALVEASMERLETAKADPDNASPVLRGILDCTVDGRPLDEEERLGVLNILFLGGLDTTRAAITMIALRVATQPGIEQRLRDPHWVRQDLDEFLRIDSPVATFGRVATKDTQLAGVQIKKGQRLLLRYDSANRDETRFPEPDTLIFDDKSRRPTHTAFSLGIHRCVGSNLARLQIPIAWENILSRITNLRLDADPRDIVWEPGLSNGPSTVPLTFETL; translated from the coding sequence ATGAAGGACTCCGAACTTGCGGAACTGTTGCCGCACTGGGACACCTATGAGCCGGAGCACGAAAAGGTCCGCCACGAGATCATGCGGTATGCCAGGCAGAACCAGCCCGTGGCATGGACCGACGCGCTCGGTGGAACGTGGTTGGTGACGCGATTCGAGGAGGTCCAGCAGGTCGCTCTGGACTGGGAGACGTTCTCCTCCCAGGACGCCATACCGTTCGGAATCCCGTTGCGCATCTGCCCCATCGACGCCGACCCGCCGTTGCAGACAGCGCTGCGACACATGCTCAACCCACTGTTCAGTCGCAGCTACCTGTACCGCTACGTCCCGATGATGAACAAGCTGGCCGCCGATCTGGTCGACGCCTGGGCGCACAAGGGATCCGTCGAGTTGGCCAACGAATTCGCCGCCCCCTACGTCGGCACCATCCTGATGAACATCGTCATGGGTGAGATGGCTCCCGAGCAGAGCGAACGCGTCACCAAGGCGGTCATCGGCTGTGCCCATGAGGGCACCCCGGAAAACTTCATGGCGCTGGTGGAGGCGTCGATGGAGCGGTTGGAGACCGCCAAGGCAGACCCGGACAACGCTTCACCGGTGCTCAGGGGAATCCTCGATTGCACGGTCGATGGACGTCCCCTCGACGAAGAAGAGCGTTTGGGCGTACTGAACATATTATTCCTGGGCGGCCTGGACACCACCCGTGCGGCGATCACCATGATCGCACTTCGCGTGGCCACCCAGCCCGGCATCGAACAGCGGCTACGTGATCCGCATTGGGTCCGTCAAGACCTTGACGAGTTTCTCCGAATCGACTCACCGGTCGCCACTTTCGGCCGCGTCGCCACCAAAGACACTCAGCTGGCGGGCGTGCAGATCAAGAAGGGGCAGCGGTTGCTGCTGCGCTACGACTCGGCCAACCGCGACGAGACACGCTTTCCTGAACCCGACACACTGATTTTCGACGACAAATCGCGTCGCCCTACGCATACGGCGTTCAGCCTGGGCATTCACCGCTGTGTCGGCTCCAACCTCGCCCGGTTGCAGATTCCCATCGCGTGGGAGAACATCTTGAGCCGGATCACCAACCTGCGCCTGGATGCCGACCCGCGCGACATCGTCTGGGAGCCAGGGCTGTCCAACGGTCCGAGCACCGTCCCGCTGACCTTCGAGACGTTATGA
- a CDS encoding aldehyde dehydrogenase family protein: protein MSAQATAATRTEARHTRIEVVSPATGRVVGVVPVNSREDVAATAAELRAAQPEWEARGPGGRKVVLRRFLDWILDNEQSLVETIQAESGKSWGDASLEIIMAVDTINYYVKNVSKFMADRTVSPAGLANLTKKLTVQYRPYPLVGVITPWNGPLAGPIMDGVAALLAGAAVAFKPSEVTPLTWSAAARGWRDIGAPTVLACVNGYGDVGQAVVDEVDMVMFTGSTATGRAIATRAGERLIPCSLELGGKDAMIVCADANLPRAAKAAAWGAMFNSGQICVSVERAYVVADVYDRFVDLVASEVGALRHGTDAPGSFSSDVGAMATAAQLDTVERHVADAVAKGAHVLIGGHRREPGLYFEPTVLTDVDHSMLCMREETFGPTLPIMKVDTEDHAVELANDCVYGLGSSIWTRDHSRAHRLSRRIEAGAVNINNALATTFQMTTPMSGWKQSGLGQRFDGAAGMLKFCRPKTVLSERIELPSEPLWYPYRRRVSTSIARLVRLTGAHDWRRRLTTRTKEGST, encoded by the coding sequence ATGAGCGCCCAGGCGACGGCTGCCACGCGAACGGAGGCACGGCACACACGCATAGAAGTGGTGTCGCCGGCGACCGGCCGCGTCGTCGGTGTCGTACCGGTGAACAGCCGGGAGGATGTCGCGGCGACCGCGGCCGAACTACGTGCGGCCCAGCCGGAATGGGAGGCGCGCGGTCCAGGCGGACGAAAAGTGGTGCTGCGGAGGTTCCTTGACTGGATCCTCGACAACGAACAAAGCCTTGTCGAGACCATTCAGGCGGAGTCGGGAAAGTCGTGGGGGGATGCGTCGCTGGAGATCATCATGGCGGTCGACACCATCAACTACTACGTCAAGAACGTGTCGAAGTTCATGGCCGACCGTACGGTCTCACCTGCCGGACTGGCCAACCTGACCAAGAAGCTGACCGTACAGTACCGACCGTATCCGTTAGTCGGCGTGATCACCCCGTGGAACGGTCCGCTGGCCGGCCCGATCATGGACGGGGTTGCTGCGCTGTTGGCAGGCGCCGCAGTGGCGTTCAAACCCTCGGAGGTCACACCGCTGACCTGGTCCGCCGCGGCCCGCGGATGGCGGGACATCGGTGCTCCAACGGTTTTGGCGTGTGTCAATGGCTACGGTGACGTCGGCCAGGCGGTGGTCGACGAGGTCGACATGGTGATGTTCACCGGTTCGACCGCCACCGGCCGGGCGATCGCCACCCGCGCCGGAGAGCGGCTGATTCCGTGCAGCCTCGAATTGGGCGGCAAGGACGCCATGATCGTGTGCGCCGACGCGAACCTTCCGCGAGCGGCGAAGGCCGCGGCATGGGGTGCGATGTTCAACTCAGGCCAGATCTGTGTTTCGGTGGAGCGAGCCTACGTCGTTGCCGATGTGTATGACAGGTTCGTTGATCTGGTCGCCAGCGAGGTCGGCGCCCTGCGACACGGAACCGATGCGCCGGGCAGCTTCTCATCGGATGTGGGCGCGATGGCCACCGCCGCGCAACTGGACACCGTCGAACGCCATGTCGCCGACGCCGTCGCCAAAGGGGCTCACGTGCTGATCGGAGGGCATCGCCGCGAGCCCGGCCTGTACTTCGAGCCGACTGTGCTCACCGACGTGGACCACTCGATGCTGTGCATGCGCGAAGAGACATTCGGTCCGACACTGCCGATCATGAAAGTCGACACCGAAGATCACGCCGTCGAGCTCGCCAACGACTGCGTGTACGGGCTGGGCTCCAGCATCTGGACACGTGATCATTCTCGTGCACATCGCCTTTCACGACGTATCGAGGCTGGCGCGGTGAACATCAACAATGCGCTGGCCACCACCTTTCAGATGACCACCCCGATGAGCGGATGGAAACAGTCGGGCCTGGGACAGCGGTTCGACGGCGCCGCGGGCATGTTGAAGTTCTGTCGCCCCAAGACCGTGCTGTCCGAACGCATCGAGCTCCCGTCGGAGCCACTGTGGTACCCGTACCGCCGCCGCGTCAGCACCTCGATAGCACGGCTGGTGCGGCTCACAGGCGCACACGACTGGCGGCGCCGTCTCACCACGCGCACGAAGGAAGGCTCAACGTGA
- a CDS encoding ferredoxin, whose protein sequence is MTKAVKAFVDSRHCHGHGRCEIIAPQIFAVGDDGISRVLVGEIAPAHLTDAQEAVDSCPEQAITLE, encoded by the coding sequence GTGACCAAAGCCGTCAAAGCCTTCGTCGACAGCCGACATTGCCACGGGCACGGACGCTGCGAGATCATCGCGCCGCAAATCTTCGCCGTCGGCGACGACGGCATCAGCAGGGTGCTCGTCGGCGAGATCGCCCCTGCCCACCTCACCGACGCGCAGGAGGCAGTAGACAGCTGCCCCGAGCAGGCAATCACGCTGGAGTGA
- a CDS encoding SCP2 sterol-binding domain-containing protein — MTVKFGTLSFYEVMAEQLNNDLEWKDIGKNLSYAMVYNYEAPLEGSFYTKFDNGEVVEVREASPVDIENADFVISGSSDVWKDCFTDAINPTVAMTRGKLRVRGKMTQLLKNMAAFQYVITAMKRVDFE; from the coding sequence ATGACAGTAAAGTTCGGAACCCTGTCGTTCTACGAGGTGATGGCAGAGCAGCTCAACAACGATCTGGAGTGGAAGGACATCGGCAAGAACCTGTCCTACGCAATGGTTTACAACTACGAAGCGCCCTTGGAGGGTTCGTTCTACACGAAATTCGACAATGGTGAGGTTGTCGAGGTTCGCGAAGCATCGCCTGTGGACATCGAGAATGCAGACTTCGTCATCAGCGGCTCCAGCGACGTGTGGAAGGACTGCTTCACCGACGCCATCAACCCGACCGTGGCGATGACCCGCGGCAAACTGCGAGTCCGCGGCAAAATGACGCAGTTGCTGAAGAACATGGCCGCATTCCAGTACGTCATCACCGCGATGAAGCGCGTCGACTTCGAGTGA
- a CDS encoding NDMA-dependent alcohol dehydrogenase, which produces MKSRAAVLFESPGEWDIVEVEVDEPRANEVLVRYVSAGLCHSDDHVAKGDVPSAHYPYCGGHEGAGVIEAIGPGVTDLKVGDHVVASFLPPCGRCRWCAGGQQNLCDNGAFMMLGTQLDGTFRLHHGGHDVAQASLVSTFSEYSIMPEAAAIVIDDDIPLEVACLVGCGVPTGWGSAVNAAAVRPGDIVIVMGVGGVGINAVQGANHAGAARIIAVDPVQFKRDSAMKFGATDAVENIIQATELALSLTNGQGADSAVVTVGVATGDHVGQAFSAIRKGGTVVLTAAANIDADTMPVNLLELTMYQKRVQGALFGMSSPTRDIPKFLDLYRQGYLALDELVSQRYRLDEINQGYADMHAGTNLRGVIDFR; this is translated from the coding sequence ATCAAGTCCAGAGCCGCAGTGCTGTTCGAGTCGCCAGGAGAGTGGGACATCGTCGAAGTGGAGGTCGATGAACCGCGCGCAAACGAAGTGCTGGTGCGTTACGTCTCGGCGGGACTCTGCCACTCCGACGACCATGTCGCCAAAGGTGATGTTCCGTCGGCGCACTACCCGTACTGCGGCGGACACGAGGGCGCAGGAGTCATCGAGGCCATCGGCCCCGGCGTGACCGATCTCAAGGTGGGCGACCATGTGGTGGCCAGCTTCCTGCCGCCTTGCGGCCGGTGCAGATGGTGTGCGGGCGGGCAGCAAAACCTCTGCGACAACGGCGCGTTCATGATGCTCGGCACCCAACTCGACGGAACGTTTCGACTCCACCACGGTGGCCACGACGTGGCCCAGGCATCGTTGGTGTCCACTTTCTCCGAATACAGCATCATGCCCGAGGCCGCGGCGATCGTCATCGACGACGACATCCCGCTTGAGGTGGCGTGTCTGGTGGGCTGCGGGGTGCCGACGGGGTGGGGTTCAGCGGTCAACGCCGCCGCGGTGCGCCCCGGCGACATCGTCATCGTCATGGGCGTGGGCGGCGTGGGCATCAACGCCGTACAGGGTGCCAACCACGCGGGCGCTGCACGCATCATCGCCGTCGACCCTGTGCAGTTCAAACGCGACAGCGCTATGAAATTCGGTGCCACGGACGCGGTGGAGAACATCATCCAGGCCACTGAGTTGGCGCTGTCGCTGACCAACGGCCAAGGTGCCGACTCGGCCGTGGTGACCGTCGGAGTCGCCACCGGCGACCATGTCGGCCAGGCCTTTTCCGCGATCCGAAAAGGAGGCACGGTAGTACTGACGGCGGCGGCCAACATCGATGCCGACACCATGCCGGTCAACCTCCTCGAACTCACCATGTATCAAAAGCGAGTTCAAGGTGCTCTGTTCGGAATGTCCTCACCCACGCGTGATATCCCGAAGTTCCTGGACCTTTACCGTCAGGGATATCTCGCACTGGACGAGCTGGTCAGCCAACGGTACCGGCTCGACGAAATCAACCAGGGCTATGCCGACATGCATGCCGGCACCAACTTGCGAGGTGTCATTGACTTCCGTTGA
- a CDS encoding lipid-transfer protein: protein MPAPTCEVSLTSVEGRRAFVAGVGMTKFEKPGHRADVDYTDMVWEAATHALADAGVEYRDVEQAYVGYMYGDSTSGQHAVYQLGLTGIPVVNVNNNCATGSTALFLAAQAVRGGIVDCAIAVGFEKMQPGSLYSIYSDRADPMETHMAAFARIAPQAGPPAPYMFGLAAREHERRYGTTIEQLAKVAEKNHRHSANNPYAQFQDIYTLDEILASREVFAPLTKLQCSPTSDGSAAAVIVSEDYAERNNLADRAVEIIGQAMVTDLESTFDGSAISLVGSEMSRTAAEAVYKQSGLGPDDFQVIELHDCFSTNELITYEALGLCAAGDSGRLVDDGATTYGGKWVVNPSGGLISKGHPLGATGLAQCAELTWQIRGEAGARQVSNVGAGLQHNIGLGGAVVVTAYRSARTGGDN, encoded by the coding sequence ATGCCGGCACCAACTTGCGAGGTGTCATTGACTTCCGTTGAAGGCAGAAGAGCGTTCGTCGCCGGAGTCGGTATGACGAAGTTCGAAAAGCCTGGACACAGAGCTGATGTGGATTACACCGATATGGTGTGGGAAGCCGCCACCCACGCCCTCGCTGATGCCGGTGTCGAATACCGCGACGTCGAGCAAGCGTATGTGGGCTACATGTACGGCGATTCAACGTCTGGTCAACACGCGGTCTATCAGTTGGGGCTGACGGGGATACCCGTCGTGAACGTGAACAACAACTGCGCGACCGGTTCCACCGCGTTGTTTCTGGCCGCCCAGGCGGTTCGCGGCGGAATCGTGGACTGCGCCATCGCTGTCGGGTTCGAGAAGATGCAACCGGGGTCGCTGTACTCCATCTACTCCGACCGTGCGGACCCCATGGAAACGCATATGGCGGCGTTCGCACGAATTGCCCCACAAGCCGGACCGCCCGCACCGTATATGTTCGGCCTGGCCGCCCGTGAACACGAGCGACGCTACGGCACCACCATCGAACAGCTGGCCAAGGTGGCCGAGAAGAACCACCGCCACTCTGCGAACAATCCCTATGCACAGTTTCAGGACATCTACACCCTCGACGAGATACTGGCGTCGCGTGAAGTGTTTGCGCCGCTGACCAAGCTGCAATGCTCACCGACCTCGGACGGCTCGGCGGCTGCTGTCATTGTCAGCGAAGACTACGCCGAGCGTAACAACTTGGCCGATCGCGCTGTGGAGATCATCGGGCAGGCGATGGTGACCGACTTGGAGTCGACATTTGACGGCTCGGCGATCTCGCTGGTGGGAAGCGAGATGTCGCGGACCGCAGCAGAAGCGGTGTACAAGCAAAGTGGGCTGGGCCCAGATGATTTCCAAGTGATCGAACTGCACGACTGCTTCTCCACCAACGAACTGATCACCTACGAGGCACTCGGCCTGTGCGCCGCGGGCGACTCGGGGCGATTGGTAGACGACGGTGCTACCACCTACGGTGGCAAGTGGGTCGTCAACCCCTCCGGCGGGCTGATTTCCAAGGGGCATCCACTCGGAGCCACCGGGCTCGCGCAGTGTGCCGAACTGACGTGGCAGATCCGTGGTGAGGCCGGTGCTCGACAGGTTTCGAATGTAGGTGCCGGCCTCCAACACAACATCGGACTCGGTGGTGCTGTCGTCGTCACCGCGTACCGCTCGGCCCGCACCGGGGGTGACAACTGA